The Candida dubliniensis CD36 chromosome 2, complete sequence genome contains a region encoding:
- a CDS encoding spliceosomal U1 snRNP protein, putative (yeast specific; no metozoan counterpart), giving the protein MHHFYKHNHPCIHSLQLTSNMTTDDNNIEYVNPYSLAESTNSDLISILDPNGSTTSIIKPQLNYQIPIFKSIDVSNLIDLNNTKIQTKTNETRINKTKKSNDDENTNNTLSFKDDDNNNGGNIVEGIDDIVEDVKLYVSIDKLKPENFQNQLTTIIINRFPNNLKINLIEQLLKMLMNSKPFVWSFINHELIDLKLIFIKFDQLIDLKWFLLTYNNYISQLIPKVSIITNDKVDEYLNNNKDTSLMHVEPSKITDNLKAKISLIINNPINYTKGKKNSGTEDLDQVLDSYSNYKVDNNDLIDIPNNMKENIIKDIIKFRSRMLLIEKEQQKKEIEMERIKTKNKLKELFEGIKETSENSPDGITTTGTTSKTGAGFKIPHKVSYRDEYGDMNDKEYEEFIANEERNKLNDEYIKKLKSFQNNQHDEYIKLTNKLRSLQNYESDLIDNKLKYIDNLKNYQTNGLAHLYIHNYSDYLRMRSQKRSLEETKDAEDVKQELEEIKKNGGEVAAKTKSSTATAAASESTTTTTTTGATVEPSKSTSNTTADEPVHKKSKPSKEIIIVELSSSIKQSLQEKIIELVENSLGIKDEFLIQVINENLETFNLNNKQELIDELIQVLDEDAESLVNELWEYIETIV; this is encoded by the coding sequence ATGCATCACTTTTATAAACATAACCATCCTTGTATCCACAGCCTCCAACTTACTTCAAATATGACGactgatgataataatatagaATATGTCAATCCTTATAGCCTTGCAGAGTCAACAAACTCGGATCTTATATCTATACTTGATCCTAATGGATCAACCACATCAATTATCAAACCACAgttgaattatcaaattccaattttcaaatccatCGATGTTTcgaatttaattgatttgaacAATACTAAAATCCAAACTAAAACAAATGAAACTCGAAtcaataaaaccaaaaaatccaatgatgatgaaaacaCAAATAATACCCTCCTGtttaaagatgatgataataataatggagGGAACATTGTTGAAggaattgatgatattgttgaagaTGTGAAATTATATGTTTCTATAGATAAACTAAAACCagaaaattttcaaaatcaattaacaacaattataatcaatCGATTTcctaataatttgaaaataaatttaattgaacaattgtTAAAAATGTTAATGAATTCGAAACCATTTGTATGGtcatttattaatcatgaattaattgatttaaaactaatatttataaaatttgatcaattaattgatttgaaatggTTTTTATTAacttataataattatatatcTCAATTGATTCCTAAAGtttctattattactaatgataaagttgatgaatatttgaataacaacaaagacACTTCGTTAATGCATGTTGAACCTAGTAAAATCACTGATAATTTAAAGGCGAAAATAagtttaataattaataatccaataaattatACCAAAGGTAAAAAGAATTCGGGGACAGAAGATTTAGATCAAGTTTTAGATTCTTATAGTAATTATAAAGtggataataatgatttaattgatattccTAATAAtatgaaagaaaatatcattaaagatataattaaatttcGATCAAGAATgttattgattgaaaaagaacaacaaaagaaagaaattgaaatggaaagaatcaaaaccaagaataaattaaaagaacTATTTGAAGGTATTAAAGAAACTTCCGAGAATTCTCCTGATGgtataacaacaacaggcACCACAAGTAAAACTGGTGCTGGGTTTAAAATCCCTCATAAAGTATCGTATCGAGATGAATATGGGGATATGAATGATAAAGAATatgaagaatttattgCTAATGAAGAAcgtaataaattaaatgatgaatatattaagaaattgaaatcatttcaaaataatcaacatgatgaatatattaaattaaCTAATAAATTGAGATCTTTACAAAATTATGAAtctgatttaattgataataaattaaaatatatcgataatttgaaaaattatcaaactAATGGATTAGCTCATTTATATATTCATAATTATAGTGATTATTTAAGAATGAGATCACAAAAGAGATCATTGGAAGAAACAAAGGATGCTGAAGATGTGAAACAAGAACTTGAAGAGATTAAAAAGAATGGTGGAGAAGTTGCTGCCAAGACAAAGTCATCAACTGCTACTGCTGCTGCATcagaatcaacaacaacaacaacaacaactggGGCAACGGTTGAACCATCTAAATCAACAAGTAACACCACTGCTGATGAACCAGTACATAAAAAATCTAAACCTTCaaaagaaatcattattgttgaattatcatcatcgaTTAAACAATCATTACAAGagaaaattattgaattggttGAGAATTCACTTGGTATAAAAGATGaatttttgattcaagtaattaatgaaaatctTGAAACTTTCAatcttaataataaacaagaattaattgatgaattgataCAAGTATTAGATGAAGATGCTGAAAGTTTGGTCAATGAATTATGGGAATATATAGAAACTATAGTTTAG
- a CDS encoding U1 snRNP protein, putative (Similar to S. cerevisiae PRP39;~In S. cerevisiae: U1 snRNP protein involved in splicing, contains multiple tetriatricopeptide repeats.): protein MSVTNLPKDLESQTITLFSKSSAISKLQQEVNSNPNNLQKWNQLFTELNKLIDTSTTDTDNDELKKDIHNSYKALLSRFPYLTEYWKKWQSVESKLNGEETSQDILRMAVENYPNSISLWCQYLTSILINGKDKTDTAELFRNLYKQALIHNGYDFNSHPIWNMAIEFETKQSKQSKELLELYLRVIKIPLYQYAQCYNQFSEINKQFDIQQIITSSDQLNQYVKEFGKNQLEDLSLLERHQIIDDFTASIFSNTQKRVNKNWQFESLLETQEFTLKVGSDNSNIAKEKQIWINYLQQEIDTYWTDPNKDDQFELVCNLFHRCLIPNCYDSEIWLKYLEFISNSNLPKQEKFDKQQEIYININAKLIPLDNNETRLKYVELLIDHEKNQEANEYLFNWMKLFSGGSKKYYKSSYLQITKELFSLWIKLLDHREFIIIAESMINKYFNIHEKQQKKDKDEVNTKTTPNTEQNPNLSKLELTESLITSVISFLNDESICILTVLYLQQLQLQQQEQQQSETIKIRKFFNKFNHEKCFKTSIQFWKFYFQFELSNNHWKNLKSLINHIKFNTQLPKIIIDSFIEWMNEISNDNLINFLKLNDGRSDETIIMKDLEISNSIFYNKTTIKRHAMKNNYILINNNNNNNNNNNIDKKRNSNGSEEEFLRLTSKQIGHPGIFIDVVPQITNRLMLDNNGIDLTQENLSVPPLPVFKNVEKASQPIKYPSTTTQTR from the coding sequence ATGTCAGTTACAAATTTACCAAAAGATTTGGAGTCACAGACTATCACACTATTTAGTAAATCATCAGCgatttcaaaattacaacaagaagTAAATTCCAATCCTAATAACCTCCAGAAATggaatcaattgtttaccgaattgaataaattaattgacaCCTCCACTACTGATactgataatgatgaattgaaaaaagacaTTCATAACAGTTATAAGGCATTATTGTCTCGATTTCCTTATTTGACAGAGTATTGGAAGAAATGGCAACTGGTagaatcaaaattaaatggTGAGGAGACTTCACAAGATATTTTACGAATGGCTGTTGAAAATTATCCAAATTCCATATCATTATGGTGTCAATATTTaacatcaatattaattaacGGGAAAGATAAAACTGATACAGCAGAATTGTTTCGGAATCTTTATAAACAAGCATTAATTCATAATGGATATGATTTCAATTCCCATCCTATTTGGAATATGgcaattgaatttgaaactaAGCAACTGAAACAAAGTAAAGAATTACttgaattatatttacGAGTTATTAAAATCCCATTATATCAATATGCTCAATgttataatcaattttccgagattaataaacaatttgatattcaacaaattataACGTCATCggatcaattgaatcaatatgTGAAGgaatttggaaaaaatcAACTTGAGGATTTATCTTTACTTGAAAGacatcaaataattgatgatttcaCCGCAAGTATATTTAGTAATACTCAAAAGAGAGTCAATAAGAATTGGCAATTTGAATCCTTATTAGAAACACAAGAATTTACTTTAAAAGTGGGCAGtgataatagtaatattgctaaagaaaaacaaatctggattaattatttacaacaagaaattgatacGTATTGGACAGACCCCAACAAGGACgatcaatttgaattagTTTGTAATTTATTCCATCGTTGTTTAATTCCTAATTGTTATGATTCGGAAATATGGTTGAAATATCTTGAATTTATAAGTAATCTGAATTTACCTAAgcaagaaaaatttgataaacaacaagaaatttatatcaatattaatgcTAAATTGATTCCAttagataataatgaaaccAGATTGAAATatgttgaattattaattgatcatgaaaagaatcaagaagccaatgaatatttatttaattggaTGAAATTATTTAGTGGAGGGtccaaaaaatattataaatcatcatatttacaaataactaaagaattatttagtttatggataaaattattagacCATCGAGagtttataattattgctgaatcaatgataaataagtatttcaatattcatgaaaagcaacaaaagaaagacaaaGATGAGGTAAATACCAAAACAACTCCAAATACAGAACAAAACCCAAATCTTTCTAAACTTGAATTGACAGAATCATTAATTACACTGGTGATAAGTTTTCTTAATGATGAATCAATATGTATACTTACAGTATTATATttacaacaactacaattacaacaacaagaacagcAACAATCTgaaacaatcaaaattcgaaaatttttcaataaatttaatcatgaaaaatgttttaaaacttctattcaattttggaaattttatttccaatttgaattaaGCAATAATCattggaaaaatttaaaatctttaatcaatcatattaaatttaatactcaattaccaaaaattattattgattcatttattgaatggatgaatgaaatttctaatgataatttaataaattttttgaaattaaatgatgGAAGATCAGATGAAACTATAATTATGAAAGATTtagaaatttcaaattcaatattttataataaaaCTACAATTAAAAGACACgcaatgaaaaataattatatccttatcaataacaataacaataacaataacaataacaatattgATAAGAAACGAAATAGTAATGGCAGTGAAGAGGAATTTTTACGTTTGACAAGTAAACAAATAGGTCATCCAGGAATATTCATTGATGTTGTACCTCAAATCACAAATCGATTAATGcttgataataatggtatTGATCTTACTCAAGAAAATTTATCAGTACCGCCATTACCTGTATTTAAAAATGTGGAGAAAGCTTCTCAACCGATAAAATATCCATCTACTACTACTCAAACTCGTTAA
- a CDS encoding DNA repair protein, putative (Similar to S. cerevisiae RAD7;~In C. albicans: protein similar to S. cerevisiae Rad7p, which is a subunit of the Nucleotide Excision Repair Factor 4; induced under hydroxyurea treatment.;~In S. cerevisiae: protein that recognizes and binds damaged DNA in an ATP-dependent manner (with Rad16p) during nucleotide excision repair; subunit of Nucleotide Excision Repair Factor 4 (NEF4).), with protein sequence MARRQRSKPGSNSQSGVKGPNSALTEFLRNEGITDAFRQRRQREQEIVTNNDNDNENDNDINEQEQFTPSVEVTPEATSRGSRRSASISVQEDEDDDEIREMRRAAKRKLRASRRGSTRQNRHRHDPNNSSDDDSSSSDNDGDPNFSEDEDDLGNANMRKFGEQDDCVDCGQTFELTVSSRFIKEKNGYLCNSCNQLLKARERKAKMNQMNARKKRKRVAQALLNKTDVRIPKLQDVCIKKITENIEDVDVLGDIGQMNMNRISMILSKNRSLNDKTISLFLSPDLKSLQFWDCSNVASDSLNKIASYCPQLESLTLFMCGQFHNDNLQYFASQLTKLTELSLNGPFLISDVMWQDYFEEAGSRLTKFEVRNTHRFGNDSLISLLTNAGRNLTSLKLSRLDGLNAADVYGMIPHFLSPSKLTHLEISYPESEELINDDLIISILSITGDTLVSLNLDGCSDLTEKFLIDGIAQFCPNLTHLSIQNLDQISDEGFAQAFKEYSKVNVGGLLEVYLTKCIGLGDKAIYELLKHSGHTLVELSINSLDLLTKDFLSQVFTEDSHQFKKRLLQQMEESQEKDVEYYNHIKLPLLTYLDSGFVRAIDNELLFLIGESCPQLKIIEVYGDNRCTSKARIRPGLMVIGRQSDEI encoded by the coding sequence atggCTAGAAGACAAAGATCTAAACCAGGTTCAAATTCCCAAAGTGGTGTTAAAGGTCCTAACTCTGCCTTAACTGAGTTTTTACGTAATGAAGGTATTACTGACGCGTTTAGACAACGTAGACAACGCGAACAAGAGATAGTtactaataatgataacGATAACGAGAAcgataatgatattaatgaacAAGAGCAATTTACACCAAGCGTGGAAGTAACACCGGAAGCAACACTGCGAGGTTCACGTCGATCAGCAAGTATTTCAGTACAAGAGGACgaggatgatgatgaaatcaGAGAAATGAGACGTGCTgctaaaagaaaattgcGAGCATCAAGACGCGGTTCAACCCGTCAGAATCGACACCGTCATGATCCCAATAATAGTAGTGATGACGACAGCAGTAGTAGTGATAATGATGGTGATCCTAATTTCAGTGaggatgaagatgatttgGGTAATGCAAATATGAGAAAATTTGGTGAACAAGATGATTGTGTTGATTGTGGTCAAACATTTGAATTGACTGTTAGTTCTCgttttattaaagaaaagaatgGGTATCTATGTAATTCATgtaatcaattattgaaggCAAGAGAACGGAAAGCTAAAATGAACCAAATGAATGCTCGTAAAAAGAGGAAAAGAGTGGCTCAGgcattattaaataaaactGATGTTCGAATTCCTAAATTACAAGATGTTTgtattaaaaaaatcactgagaatattgaagatgttgatgtATTGGGTGATATTGGAcaaatgaatatgaataGAATTTCCATGATTCTATCTAAGAATCGTTCACTAAATGATAAAAccatttcattatttttgtcTCCAGATTTGAAAAGTTTACAATTTTGGGATTGTTCCAATGTCGCGTCTGATTCTTTAAATAAGATAGCTTCATATTGTCCTCAATTGGAATCGTTGACATTATTTATGTGTGGACAATTTCATAATGACAATTTACAATATTTTGCATCCCAATTAACTAAATTGACAGAATTATCATTGAATGGGCCATTTTTAATTAGTGATGTAATGTGGCAAGATTATTTCGAAGAAGCTGGTAGTCGATTAACTAAATTTGAGGTTCGTAATACTCATCGATTTGGAaatgattcattaattaGTTTATTAACCAATGCTGGAAGAAACTTGACGTCATTGAAATTGTCTCGATTAGATGGTTTGAATGCTGCTGATGTATATGGAATGATTCCTCATTTTTTACTGCCATCGAAATTGACTCATTTAGAGATCTCATACCCAGAAAGTGAAGAATTGATCAATGATGACTTGATTATTAGTATCCTTTCTATTACTGGTGACACTTTAGTGTCATTGAATCTTGATGGTTGTTCTGATTTAACCgagaaatttttaattgatggtATTGCCCAATTTTGTCCAAATTTGACTCATTTATCTATTCAAAATTTAGATCAAATTAGTGATGAAGGATTTGCTCAAGCTTTTAAAGAGTATCTGAAAGTCAATGTTGGAGGATTATTAGAAGTTTATCTTACAAAATGTATTGGATTAGGTGATAAAGCCATTTATGAGTTATTGAAACATTCGGGTCATACATTAGTTGAATTGAGTATTAATTCATTGGATTTATTAACGAAAGATTTTCTAAGTCAAGTTTTCACGGAAGATCTGCATCAATTTAAAAAGAGATTACTTCAACAAATGGAAGAGAgtcaagaaaaagatgTTGAATATTATAATCATATTAAACTCCCATTGTTGACATATTTGGATCTGGGGTTTGTACGAgctattgataatgaacttttatttttgattggTGAAAGCTGTCCACAATTAAAGATTATTGAAGTATATGGTGATAATAGATGTACTTCAAAGGCAAGAATTAGACCTGGTTTAATGGTAATTGGTCGTCAAAGTGATGAGATTTAA